In Nocardia asteroides, the following proteins share a genomic window:
- the proB gene encoding glutamate 5-kinase, whose amino-acid sequence MSAARQAIVSARAVVVKIGSSALTSLEGGLDTDRLDRLADAVEARMRAGSDVVVVSSGAIGAGIAPLGLSRRPKDLATKQAAASVGQLALAHAWGTSFARYDRTVGQVLLSADDFARREHHRNAQRTLDRLRSLGAVAVVNENDTVATEEIRFGDNDRLAALVAHLVGADALILLSDVAGLYDGDPRKRAANFIPEVRSSADLDGVIAGSGGALGTGGMASKLSAARLAADAGIPVLLASAADAATALADGTVGTAFAARPVRLSGRKFWVRHAADTRGAVLLDAGAVEAVAKRRSLLAAGITGVRGRFFGGDVVDLVSPDNRVVARGVVEYDSTELSTMLGRSTTELPDTMQRPVIHADDLVKV is encoded by the coding sequence CTGAGCGCGGCGCGTCAGGCCATCGTGTCGGCGCGCGCGGTGGTGGTGAAGATCGGTTCGTCGGCGCTGACCAGCCTCGAGGGCGGGCTCGACACCGACCGGCTCGACCGGCTGGCCGACGCCGTCGAGGCGCGGATGCGGGCTGGGTCGGATGTGGTGGTGGTGTCCTCCGGCGCGATCGGAGCGGGCATCGCGCCGCTGGGGCTGTCGCGCAGGCCCAAGGATCTGGCCACCAAGCAGGCCGCCGCCAGCGTGGGCCAGCTCGCGCTCGCCCACGCCTGGGGGACCTCGTTCGCCCGCTACGACCGCACCGTCGGCCAGGTCCTGCTCTCCGCCGACGACTTCGCCCGGCGCGAGCATCACCGCAATGCCCAGCGCACGCTGGATCGGTTGCGTTCACTCGGCGCGGTCGCGGTGGTCAACGAGAACGACACGGTGGCCACCGAGGAGATCCGCTTCGGCGACAACGACCGGCTCGCCGCGCTGGTGGCGCATCTGGTCGGCGCCGACGCGCTGATCCTGCTCTCCGATGTGGCCGGCCTCTACGACGGCGACCCGCGCAAGCGCGCCGCGAACTTCATCCCCGAGGTGCGCAGCAGCGCCGACCTCGACGGCGTGATCGCCGGGAGCGGCGGCGCGCTCGGCACCGGCGGGATGGCGTCGAAACTGTCCGCGGCCCGCCTCGCCGCCGACGCGGGCATTCCGGTGCTGCTGGCCTCGGCCGCCGACGCCGCGACCGCGCTCGCCGACGGCACGGTCGGCACCGCCTTCGCCGCCCGCCCGGTGCGCCTGTCCGGCCGCAAGTTTTGGGTCCGGCACGCCGCCGACACCCGCGGTGCGGTGCTGCTCGACGCGGGCGCCGTCGAGGCCGTGGCGAAACGCCGGTCGTTGCTGGCCGCGGGCATCACCGGCGTGCGCGGGCGCTTCTTCGGCGGCGATGTCGTGGACCTGGTGAGCCCCGACAATCGCGTCGTCGCCCGCGGTGTCGTCGAATACGACAGCACCGAGCTGTCGACCATGCTCGGCCGGTCCACCACCGAACTGCCCGACACCATGCAGCGCCCGGTCATCCACGCCGACGACCTCGTCAAGGTCTGA
- the rplU gene encoding 50S ribosomal protein L21, producing the protein MAAYAIVKTGGKQYKVAVGDLVKVEKIEGEPGTAVALTPVLVVDGADLTTDADKLAKISVAAEVVDQTKGPKIRIHKFKNKTGYHKRQGHRQQLTVIKVTGIK; encoded by the coding sequence ATGGCAGCGTACGCAATCGTCAAGACCGGCGGAAAGCAGTACAAGGTCGCGGTCGGTGACCTGGTGAAGGTCGAGAAGATCGAGGGCGAGCCCGGCACTGCCGTGGCCCTGACCCCGGTTCTCGTCGTCGACGGCGCCGATCTGACCACCGACGCCGACAAGCTGGCCAAGATCTCCGTGGCCGCCGAGGTCGTCGACCAGACCAAGGGCCCGAAGATCCGGATCCACAAGTTCAAGAACAAGACCGGCTACCACAAGCGCCAGGGTCACCGTCAGCAGCTGACGGTCATCAAGGTCACCGGCATCAAGTAA
- the obgE gene encoding GTPase ObgE, whose product MSKFIDRVVLHVRAGRGGHGCASVHREKFKPLGGPDGGNGGNGGDVILEVDANVHTLLDFHFHPHAKAGNGKPGEGGNRDGKMGTDLVLKVPDGTVVVNGDGEVVVDLVGAGNRYVIAKGGRGGLGNASLASKARKAPGFALLGEEGEESDLVLELKSVADVGLVGFPSAGKSSLVSVLSAAKPKIADYPFTTLVPNLGVVASGDTTFTVADVPGLIPGASDGRGLGLDFLRHLERCAVLAHVVDCATLEPGRDPVSDVDALEAELAAYKPALAGDASLGDLADRPRVVILNKTDVPDAAELAEMVTPEFTERGWPVFEISAVSRAGLRPLTFALADMVRQYREDHPKAAPKRQIIRPIAADESGFSVYADPQEPGGFIVRGTRPERWVRQTQFDNDEAVGYLADRLARLGVEAELVKQGAEPGCSVTIGDVSFEWEPQVSAGVDITPTGRGTDVRLERNDRVGAAERKHASRARRGLLDENEK is encoded by the coding sequence ATGTCCAAATTCATCGACCGCGTCGTGCTACATGTTCGTGCCGGTAGAGGTGGACACGGTTGCGCCTCGGTGCATCGTGAGAAGTTCAAGCCGCTCGGCGGGCCCGACGGTGGCAACGGCGGCAACGGCGGGGACGTGATCCTCGAGGTCGACGCCAACGTCCACACCCTGCTCGACTTCCACTTCCACCCGCACGCCAAGGCAGGCAACGGCAAGCCCGGTGAGGGCGGCAACCGCGACGGCAAGATGGGCACCGATCTGGTGCTGAAGGTGCCCGACGGCACCGTGGTCGTCAACGGCGACGGTGAGGTCGTGGTCGACCTCGTCGGCGCGGGCAACCGCTACGTGATCGCCAAGGGCGGACGCGGCGGCCTGGGCAACGCCTCGCTGGCGTCCAAGGCGCGCAAGGCGCCCGGTTTCGCGCTCCTCGGCGAGGAGGGCGAAGAGTCCGACCTGGTCCTGGAGCTGAAGTCGGTCGCCGACGTCGGCCTGGTCGGGTTCCCGTCGGCGGGCAAGTCCTCGCTGGTGTCGGTGCTCTCGGCCGCCAAGCCCAAGATCGCCGACTACCCGTTCACCACCCTGGTCCCGAACCTGGGCGTGGTGGCCAGCGGTGACACCACCTTCACCGTCGCCGACGTGCCGGGCCTGATTCCCGGCGCCAGCGACGGCCGCGGCCTCGGCCTGGACTTCCTGCGCCACCTGGAGCGCTGCGCCGTGCTCGCGCACGTGGTCGACTGCGCCACCCTCGAGCCCGGCCGCGACCCGGTCTCCGACGTCGACGCCCTGGAAGCCGAACTGGCCGCCTACAAGCCGGCCCTGGCCGGTGACGCGAGCCTGGGCGACCTGGCCGACCGCCCGCGCGTGGTGATCCTGAACAAGACCGACGTCCCCGACGCCGCCGAACTCGCCGAGATGGTGACCCCCGAGTTCACCGAACGCGGCTGGCCGGTGTTCGAGATCTCCGCGGTGAGCCGCGCGGGACTGCGCCCGCTCACCTTCGCGCTGGCCGACATGGTCCGCCAGTATCGCGAGGATCACCCCAAGGCCGCGCCCAAGCGCCAGATCATCCGCCCGATCGCGGCCGACGAGTCCGGTTTCAGCGTGTACGCCGATCCGCAGGAGCCGGGTGGCTTCATCGTGCGCGGCACCAGGCCGGAGCGCTGGGTGCGGCAGACCCAGTTCGACAACGACGAGGCCGTCGGCTACCTGGCCGACCGGCTGGCCCGCCTCGGTGTCGAGGCCGAGCTGGTCAAGCAGGGCGCCGAGCCGGGGTGCTCGGTGACCATCGGTGACGTGTCGTTCGAGTGGGAGCCGCAGGTCTCCGCCGGTGTGGACATCACGCCGACCGGTCGCGGTACCGACGTGCGCCTGGAACGCAACGACCGCGTGGGCGCGGCCGAGCGCAAGCACGCCTCGCGAGCGCGGCGCGGTCTGCTCGACGAGAACGAGAAGTAG
- a CDS encoding DUF6191 domain-containing protein, which produces MSAVLGVVTFAVAVIAIDRLGLWAERRGWIHWRRTRGTGAGAGMLSVVDEVVNPASRHSVEEREAKQHTRVEDGTGWGLDLDSRTVYLR; this is translated from the coding sequence GTGAGCGCGGTGCTGGGTGTGGTGACGTTCGCGGTCGCGGTGATCGCTATCGATCGGCTCGGGTTGTGGGCGGAGCGGCGCGGCTGGATCCATTGGCGGCGGACGCGGGGCACCGGCGCGGGGGCCGGGATGCTGAGCGTGGTCGACGAGGTGGTGAATCCGGCGAGCAGGCACAGCGTCGAGGAACGAGAGGCCAAGCAGCACACGCGAGTCGAGGACGGCACGGGCTGGGGCCTCGACCTCGACAGCCGGACGGTGTATCTGCGCTGA
- the rpmA gene encoding 50S ribosomal protein L27, which translates to MAHKKGASSSRNGRDSNAQRLGVKRFGGQKVSAGEILVRQRGTHFHPGVNVGRGGDDTLFALAAGAVEFGTKRGRKTVNIVVPEPAQA; encoded by the coding sequence ATGGCACATAAGAAGGGCGCATCCAGCTCCCGGAACGGTCGTGATTCGAACGCCCAGCGCCTCGGCGTGAAGCGCTTCGGTGGCCAGAAGGTCAGCGCGGGCGAGATCCTGGTCCGTCAGCGCGGAACCCACTTCCACCCCGGCGTGAACGTCGGTCGTGGCGGCGACGACACCCTGTTCGCCCTGGCGGCGGGCGCGGTCGAGTTCGGCACCAAGCGTGGCCGCAAGACCGTCAACATCGTCGTCCCGGAGCCGGCCCAGGCCTGA
- a CDS encoding translation initiation factor IF-2 N-terminal domain-containing protein, which yields MRVHALAKRLGVTSKRILAKLAELGAEARSVQSNVDRAVAETVRDAIAAADAETGESPASTPAAAQPAAPTVAEQPADPTAPAPMFSATEPAGTDPHTDLFTHRVTETPVAEPVTFDAPAFVAPLFLPPDATAAEETRKRRRAERTAKRVEEPVDEVEPETAAEDEAEPGDASDNDTGDNDADGQPRRRRRGRRGRGRGRGEQAADGDDTDTEGADTDTDDESAAAEASTDEAEQADDAETDTEDEDGLPEGASRRRRRRRRRKVGGESGEDAGSDDDPPNTVVHEREPRNKSRGRSGSDEVQGISGSTRLEAKRQRRRDGREAGRRRPPILTESEFLARREAVDRVMVVREKAFEASEHAGHQTTTQVAVLEDNILVEHFVTSSGQASMVGNVYLGKVQNVLPSMEAAFIDIGRGRNGVLYAGEVNWEAAGLGGRERKIEQALKPGDQVLVQVSKDPVGHKGARLTTQISLAGRFLVYVPGGTSTGISRKLPDTERKRLKEILRDIVPADAGVIIRTASEGVSEAELARDVERLQATWRTIEEASKSSGKDAPKALYEEPDMLVKVIRDLFNEDFAKLVIEGERAWSTVETYVRTVAPDLLPRVNRHENNGVDVFDAFRIDEQLAKALDRKVWLPSGGTLVIDRTEAMTVVDVNTGKFTGSGSSNLEETVTKNNLEAAEEIVRQMRLRDIGGMIVVDFIDMVLESNRDLVLRRLTEALGRDRTRHQVSEVTSLGLVQMTRKKLGTGLVEAFSTTCEHCHGRGILVHSYPVDAASGADEQAGRAKEGGSRRRRGKDKDRDKQTAAPATNGTAPAAEHAGEEDIAVKRAHPVALAMAAHHGEDAEHVEEQAVAAAPEEAVVEETVAAEPARRTRSRSRRSSRAAASSEQAAEAPALTGVIPAEPAAEAAEPEAEEPPADEPVTAAVEPEQPVAEQPAAAAVEPEPEPEQPVAEEPAPRTPRRRRVARSTAAPAADSAGAVFVLSTNEQPPAAAVVDFAAEPVVVPERKPRRRAVARPAGAPADSQ from the coding sequence ATTCGAGTTCATGCACTGGCCAAGCGGTTGGGAGTGACCAGCAAGCGCATCCTGGCCAAACTGGCCGAACTGGGAGCCGAGGCACGCAGCGTCCAGTCGAACGTGGATCGCGCGGTCGCCGAGACCGTCCGGGACGCGATCGCCGCCGCCGACGCCGAGACCGGCGAATCCCCGGCATCCACCCCCGCCGCGGCGCAGCCCGCCGCACCCACCGTCGCCGAGCAGCCGGCCGACCCGACCGCGCCCGCGCCGATGTTCTCGGCGACCGAGCCCGCGGGCACCGACCCGCACACCGATCTGTTCACCCATCGCGTCACCGAGACCCCGGTGGCCGAGCCGGTGACCTTCGACGCGCCCGCCTTCGTGGCCCCGCTGTTCCTGCCGCCGGACGCCACCGCCGCCGAGGAGACCCGCAAGCGCCGCCGCGCCGAGCGCACGGCCAAGCGCGTCGAGGAGCCGGTCGACGAGGTCGAGCCCGAGACCGCCGCCGAGGACGAGGCCGAGCCGGGCGACGCCAGCGACAACGACACCGGCGACAACGACGCCGACGGTCAGCCGCGTCGCCGTCGTCGTGGCCGCCGTGGCCGTGGCCGCGGCCGTGGCGAGCAGGCCGCCGACGGTGACGACACCGACACCGAGGGCGCCGACACCGACACCGACGACGAGTCGGCCGCCGCGGAGGCCTCGACCGACGAGGCCGAGCAGGCCGACGACGCCGAGACCGACACCGAGGACGAGGACGGACTGCCCGAGGGCGCGAGCCGTCGCCGCCGTCGTCGCCGCCGCCGCAAGGTCGGCGGGGAATCCGGCGAGGACGCCGGGTCCGACGACGATCCGCCGAACACCGTGGTGCACGAGCGCGAGCCGCGCAACAAGAGCCGGGGCCGTTCGGGCTCCGACGAGGTGCAGGGCATCTCCGGCTCCACCCGGCTCGAGGCCAAGCGCCAGCGCCGCCGCGACGGCCGCGAGGCGGGCCGCCGCCGTCCGCCGATCCTGACCGAGTCGGAGTTCCTGGCTCGCCGCGAGGCGGTCGACCGGGTGATGGTCGTGCGGGAGAAGGCGTTCGAGGCGAGCGAGCACGCCGGTCACCAGACCACCACCCAGGTGGCGGTGCTGGAGGACAACATCCTGGTCGAGCACTTCGTGACCAGCTCCGGCCAGGCGTCGATGGTGGGCAACGTCTACCTCGGCAAGGTGCAGAACGTGCTGCCCAGCATGGAGGCCGCGTTCATCGACATCGGCCGTGGCCGCAACGGCGTGCTCTACGCCGGTGAGGTGAACTGGGAGGCCGCCGGTCTCGGCGGCCGGGAGCGCAAGATCGAGCAGGCGCTCAAGCCCGGCGATCAGGTGCTGGTGCAGGTGTCCAAGGACCCGGTGGGTCACAAGGGCGCCCGGCTGACCACCCAGATCTCGCTGGCCGGTCGCTTCCTGGTGTACGTGCCGGGCGGCACCTCCACCGGGATCAGCCGCAAGCTGCCCGACACCGAGCGCAAGCGGCTCAAGGAGATCCTGCGCGACATCGTCCCGGCCGACGCCGGGGTGATCATCCGCACCGCGTCCGAGGGCGTGAGCGAGGCCGAGCTGGCCCGCGACGTCGAGCGGCTGCAGGCCACCTGGCGCACCATCGAGGAGGCCTCGAAGTCCTCGGGCAAGGACGCGCCCAAGGCTCTCTACGAAGAGCCGGACATGCTGGTCAAGGTCATCCGCGACCTGTTCAACGAGGACTTCGCCAAGCTGGTCATCGAGGGCGAGCGCGCGTGGAGCACCGTCGAGACCTACGTGCGCACCGTCGCGCCGGACCTGCTGCCGCGGGTGAACCGGCACGAGAACAACGGTGTCGACGTGTTCGACGCGTTCCGCATCGACGAGCAACTGGCCAAGGCGCTCGACCGCAAGGTGTGGCTGCCCTCGGGCGGCACCCTGGTGATCGACCGGACCGAGGCGATGACCGTCGTCGACGTCAACACCGGCAAGTTCACCGGCTCGGGTTCCTCGAACCTGGAGGAGACCGTCACCAAGAACAACTTGGAGGCGGCCGAGGAGATCGTGCGGCAGATGCGCCTGCGCGACATCGGCGGCATGATCGTCGTCGACTTCATCGACATGGTGCTCGAATCCAACCGCGACCTGGTGCTGCGCCGTCTCACCGAGGCGCTGGGCCGGGACCGCACCCGGCACCAGGTGTCGGAGGTGACCTCGCTGGGCCTGGTCCAGATGACCCGCAAGAAGCTGGGCACCGGACTGGTCGAGGCGTTCTCCACCACCTGTGAGCACTGCCACGGTCGCGGCATCCTCGTGCACTCCTACCCGGTCGACGCCGCGTCGGGCGCCGACGAGCAGGCGGGCCGGGCCAAGGAGGGCGGTTCGCGCCGTCGCCGCGGCAAGGACAAGGACCGCGACAAGCAGACCGCCGCGCCCGCCACCAACGGCACGGCCCCGGCCGCCGAGCACGCGGGCGAGGAGGACATCGCGGTCAAGCGGGCCCACCCGGTCGCGCTCGCGATGGCCGCCCACCACGGTGAGGACGCCGAGCACGTCGAGGAGCAGGCCGTGGCCGCGGCGCCCGAGGAGGCGGTGGTCGAGGAGACCGTCGCCGCCGAGCCCGCCCGCCGCACGCGGTCGCGGTCGCGTCGGTCCAGCCGGGCCGCCGCGAGCAGTGAGCAGGCCGCGGAGGCGCCGGCGCTGACCGGGGTCATCCCGGCCGAGCCCGCCGCCGAGGCAGCGGAGCCGGAAGCCGAGGAGCCGCCGGCCGATGAGCCGGTGACCGCCGCGGTCGAGCCCGAGCAGCCGGTGGCCGAGCAGCCCGCGGCCGCCGCGGTCGAGCCCGAACCGGAACCCGAACAGCCCGTCGCCGAGGAACCTGCCCCGCGCACGCCTCGCAGGCGGCGGGTGGCCCGTTCGACGGCCGCTCCGGCGGCGGACAGCGCGGGTGCCGTGTTCGTCCTGTCGACGAACGAGCAGCCGCCCGCTGCGGCCGTGGTGGACTTCGCCGCCGAGCCGGTGGTGGTCCCCGAGCGCAAGCCGCGCAGGCGGGCGGTGGCGCGTCCCGCGGGCGCGCCCGCCGACTCGCAGTAG